One segment of Bradyrhizobium sp. CB2312 DNA contains the following:
- a CDS encoding homoserine dehydrogenase, whose translation MVAPLKVGIAGLGTVGAEVVRLIETQARVLTGRSGRGIRVVAVTARSKAKKRGVDLRGVEWAKDPMALATHPEVDCFVELMGGAGDPALSAVEAALSAGKSVVTANKALLAKHGIKLAKAAETHGGALNFEAAVGAAIPVIKTLREGLAGTGINRVYGILNGTCNYILTRMEQEGLSFAECLKDAQRLGYAEADPSFDVDGHDTAQKLAILASLAFGTKVAQSAVYVEGISSIAPEDLRAAADLGYRVKLLGVAVRTAKGIEQRVHPTMVPKSSSIAQVMGVTNAVTIDGEGIPPITLVGPGAGGAATASAVVADIADVARGIRANPFGRPIAQLHDTKKAPMERHEGGYYIRLLARDFPGTAAAIATRLAEQKISIESIVQRHPNGGAAPSDGKAVPVPVILITYATHEDAVRRALAAVQKDKVISGRPQVIRIEKN comes from the coding sequence ATGGTTGCACCCCTGAAAGTGGGCATAGCGGGGCTCGGCACCGTGGGCGCCGAAGTTGTCCGTTTGATTGAAACGCAAGCGCGCGTGCTCACGGGCCGCAGCGGCCGCGGCATTCGCGTCGTCGCCGTCACCGCGCGCTCGAAGGCGAAGAAGCGCGGCGTCGATCTGCGCGGCGTCGAATGGGCCAAGGATCCGATGGCGCTCGCCACCCATCCCGAGGTCGACTGCTTCGTCGAGCTGATGGGCGGCGCCGGCGATCCCGCGCTGTCCGCGGTCGAGGCCGCGCTGAGTGCCGGCAAGTCGGTCGTCACCGCCAACAAGGCGCTGCTCGCCAAGCACGGCATCAAGCTGGCGAAAGCCGCTGAAACGCACGGCGGTGCGCTGAATTTCGAGGCAGCGGTCGGCGCTGCGATCCCTGTCATCAAGACGCTGCGCGAAGGTCTTGCCGGAACCGGCATCAACCGCGTCTACGGCATCCTCAACGGCACCTGCAATTACATCCTGACCCGGATGGAGCAGGAAGGCCTGTCCTTCGCCGAGTGCCTGAAGGACGCGCAGCGGCTCGGCTATGCCGAGGCCGATCCGTCCTTCGACGTCGACGGCCATGATACCGCGCAGAAGCTCGCCATTCTCGCCAGCCTCGCTTTCGGCACGAAAGTTGCTCAAAGCGCGGTGTATGTCGAAGGCATCTCCTCCATCGCGCCGGAAGATCTTCGCGCCGCCGCTGATCTCGGCTACCGCGTCAAGCTGCTCGGCGTTGCGGTTCGCACTGCCAAGGGCATCGAGCAGCGCGTGCATCCGACCATGGTTCCAAAGTCCTCCTCGATCGCGCAGGTGATGGGTGTCACCAATGCGGTCACGATCGATGGCGAGGGCATTCCCCCGATCACGCTGGTCGGCCCGGGTGCTGGCGGCGCGGCCACCGCATCCGCCGTGGTCGCCGACATCGCCGATGTCGCGCGCGGCATCCGCGCCAATCCGTTCGGCCGGCCGATCGCGCAGCTCCACGACACCAAGAAGGCGCCGATGGAGCGCCACGAGGGCGGCTATTACATCCGCCTTCTCGCGCGCGATTTCCCGGGGACTGCGGCTGCGATCGCGACCCGGCTCGCAGAGCAGAAGATTTCGATCGAGTCGATCGTGCAGCGCCATCCCAATGGCGGCGCTGCGCCGAGCGACGGCAAGGCGGTCCCCGTGCCCGTCATCCTGATCACCTATGCCACGCATGAGGACGCGGTGCGCCGCGCGCTCGCCGCCGTGCAGAAGGACAAGGTGATCAGCGGACGGCCGCAGGTCATCAGGATTGAGAAGAACTGA
- a CDS encoding LL-diaminopimelate aminotransferase codes for MEEFYRIRRLPPYVFEQVNRAKAAARNAGADIIDLGMGNPDLPAPPHVLEKLKETLGKPRTDRYSASRGIPGLRRAQAAYYARRFGVKLNPDTQIVATLGSKEGFANVAQAITAPGDVILCPNPSYPIHAFGFLMAGGVIRSVPSEPTPQFFEAVERAIVHSIPKPLALVVCYPSNPTAYVASLDFYKDLVAFAKKHEILILSDLAYAEVYFDESNPPPSVLQVPGAIDVTVEFTSMSKTYSMAGWRMGFAVGNDRVIAALARVKSYLDYGAFTPVQVAATAALNGPDDCIKEMRDTYRKRRDALVESFGRAGWEIPPPEASMFAWVPLPEAFRSVGSMQFATLMVEKSGVAVSPGVGFGEHGEGYVRIAMVENEQRIRQAARGVRRFLESGIETLHNVVPLANRR; via the coding sequence ATGGAAGAATTTTACCGCATCCGCCGCCTTCCGCCTTACGTGTTCGAGCAGGTCAACCGGGCCAAGGCGGCCGCGCGGAATGCCGGCGCCGACATCATCGACCTCGGCATGGGCAATCCGGACCTGCCGGCACCGCCCCATGTGCTGGAGAAGCTCAAGGAGACCCTCGGCAAGCCGCGCACCGACCGCTACTCGGCCTCGCGCGGCATCCCCGGCCTGCGCCGGGCCCAGGCCGCCTATTACGCCCGCCGCTTCGGCGTGAAGCTCAACCCCGACACGCAGATCGTGGCGACGCTCGGCTCGAAGGAGGGCTTTGCCAACGTGGCCCAGGCGATCACCGCGCCGGGCGACGTCATCCTCTGTCCGAACCCGAGCTATCCGATTCACGCCTTCGGCTTTTTGATGGCGGGCGGCGTGATCCGCTCGGTGCCCTCGGAGCCGACGCCGCAATTCTTCGAGGCGGTGGAGCGGGCGATCGTGCATTCGATCCCGAAGCCGCTGGCGCTCGTCGTCTGCTATCCGTCGAACCCGACCGCCTATGTCGCGAGCCTCGACTTCTACAAGGACCTCGTCGCCTTCGCGAAGAAGCACGAGATCCTGATCCTGTCCGACCTCGCTTATGCCGAGGTCTATTTCGACGAGAGCAACCCGCCGCCCTCGGTGCTCCAGGTGCCCGGCGCGATCGACGTCACCGTCGAGTTCACCTCGATGTCGAAGACCTATTCCATGGCCGGCTGGCGCATGGGCTTTGCGGTCGGCAACGACCGCGTGATTGCGGCGCTCGCCCGCGTCAAATCCTACCTCGACTACGGCGCCTTCACGCCGGTGCAGGTCGCCGCGACCGCCGCGCTGAACGGCCCTGACGATTGCATCAAGGAGATGCGCGACACCTACCGCAAGCGCCGCGATGCGCTGGTGGAATCGTTCGGCCGCGCCGGCTGGGAGATCCCGCCGCCGGAGGCCTCGATGTTCGCCTGGGTGCCGCTGCCGGAGGCCTTCCGCAGCGTCGGCAGCATGCAGTTCGCGACCCTGATGGTGGAGAAAAGTGGCGTCGCGGTCTCGCCCGGCGTCGGCTTCGGCGAGCATGGCGAAGGATATGTCCGCATCGCCATGGTGGAAAACGAGCAACGGATCAGGCAGGCCGCGCGCGGCGTGCGCCGCTTCCTTGAAAGCGGCATCGAAACGTTGCACAACGTGGTTCCGCTCGCCAATCGGCGCTAA
- the phaC gene encoding class I poly(R)-hydroxyalkanoic acid synthase, which yields MSTATTDTPKPETKFDAEAFAMNVARAMESGGKALAAYLKPRESGEVQDRPPAELTEVVKTFTSVAEYWLSDTSRSSDLQTKLAKDYLDLWGSAARRMAGQDTVPAIAPSPRDKRFADPEWKSNQFFDFMMQLYLLTSKWAQELVRDAEGLDPQTRRKAEFYVQQVTNAISPSNFVLTNPEVLRETVASSGENLARGLKMLAEDIAAGKGMLKIRQSNPDNLVVGVNMATTPGKVIYQNEMMQLIQYSPTTEKVLRTPLLIVPPWINKFYILDLKPEKSYIKWCVDQGITVFVISWVNPDKRLGKKSWEDYMKEGPLTAMDVIEKVTGEMKVHTAGYCVGGTMLATTLAWLAEKRRQRVSSATFFAAQVDFTHAGDLLVFVDEEQIAALEHDMKVSGVLEGSKMAMAFNMLRSNDLIWSYVVSNYLKGQQPSAFDLLHWNSDATRMTQANHSYYLRNCYLENRLSTGTMVLDNTLLDLSKVKVPVYNLATREDHIAPAESVLYGSQFFGGPVKYVLSGSGHIAGVVNPPASNKYQYWTNDNIKDITVADWMKGAVEHKGSWWPDWREWLGSLDPEEVPARSVGSDALPPIEDAPGSYVRVRA from the coding sequence ATGAGTACCGCCACGACCGACACGCCCAAACCCGAGACCAAGTTCGATGCGGAGGCCTTCGCGATGAATGTCGCGCGGGCGATGGAGAGCGGCGGCAAGGCGCTCGCGGCCTACCTCAAGCCGCGCGAGAGCGGTGAGGTGCAGGATCGCCCGCCGGCCGAGCTGACGGAAGTGGTCAAGACCTTCACCTCGGTCGCGGAATACTGGCTGTCGGATACGTCGCGGTCCTCTGATCTCCAGACCAAGCTAGCCAAGGACTATCTCGATCTCTGGGGCTCGGCGGCGCGCCGCATGGCCGGCCAGGACACGGTGCCCGCAATCGCGCCCTCGCCGCGCGACAAGCGCTTCGCCGATCCGGAATGGAAGTCGAACCAGTTCTTCGATTTCATGATGCAGCTCTATTTGCTCACGAGCAAATGGGCACAGGAGCTGGTGCGCGATGCGGAAGGGCTCGATCCGCAGACCCGCCGCAAGGCGGAGTTCTACGTCCAGCAGGTCACCAACGCGATCTCGCCGTCGAATTTCGTGCTGACCAATCCGGAAGTGCTGCGCGAGACGGTGGCGAGCAGCGGCGAAAATCTCGCGCGCGGCCTGAAGATGCTGGCCGAGGACATCGCGGCCGGCAAGGGCATGCTGAAAATCCGCCAGTCCAACCCGGATAACCTCGTCGTCGGCGTCAACATGGCGACGACGCCGGGCAAGGTGATCTACCAGAACGAGATGATGCAGCTGATCCAGTATTCGCCGACCACGGAGAAGGTGCTGCGCACCCCGCTCCTGATCGTGCCGCCCTGGATCAACAAGTTCTACATCCTCGATCTCAAGCCGGAGAAATCCTACATCAAGTGGTGCGTCGACCAGGGCATCACCGTGTTCGTGATCTCATGGGTCAATCCCGACAAGCGGCTCGGCAAAAAGAGCTGGGAAGACTACATGAAGGAAGGCCCGCTCACGGCGATGGACGTGATCGAGAAGGTCACCGGCGAGATGAAGGTGCACACCGCCGGCTATTGCGTCGGCGGTACCATGCTCGCAACCACCCTCGCCTGGCTCGCCGAGAAGCGCCGCCAGCGGGTCTCGTCGGCGACGTTCTTTGCCGCGCAAGTCGACTTCACCCACGCCGGCGACCTCCTCGTCTTCGTCGACGAGGAGCAGATCGCAGCCCTCGAGCACGACATGAAGGTATCAGGCGTGCTCGAAGGCTCGAAGATGGCGATGGCCTTCAACATGCTGCGCTCCAACGACCTGATCTGGTCCTACGTCGTCAGCAACTATCTGAAGGGCCAGCAGCCGAGCGCGTTCGACCTGTTGCACTGGAATTCCGACGCGACACGGATGACGCAGGCGAACCATTCCTACTACCTGCGCAATTGCTATCTGGAGAACCGGCTGTCGACCGGCACCATGGTGCTCGACAACACCCTGCTCGATCTCTCCAAGGTCAAGGTGCCCGTCTACAACCTCGCCACCCGCGAGGACCACATCGCACCGGCGGAATCGGTGCTGTACGGCTCGCAGTTCTTCGGCGGACCGGTGAAGTATGTACTGTCGGGCTCGGGACACATCGCCGGCGTCGTCAACCCGCCCGCCTCGAACAAGTACCAGTACTGGACCAACGACAACATCAAGGACATCACGGTCGCGGACTGGATGAAGGGCGCGGTCGAGCACAAGGGCTCGTGGTGGCCGGACTGGCGCGAATGGCTGGGCAGCCTCGATCCTGAGGAAGTGCCCGCGCGCAGCGTCGGCAGCGATGCCCTGCCGCCGATCGAGGACGCGCCCGGCAGCTATGTCAGGGTTCGCGCGTAG
- a CDS encoding MAPEG family protein yields the protein MTRELFWLTCTVILTGILWIPYTINRCQVRGLSGAMANPSRGDKPQAEWANRLMFAHDNAVENLVLFAPLVLILNAIDYSTKWTVLACAVYFWSRVAHLIVYALGIPVFRTLFFTVGFLAQAVLALAIFKVF from the coding sequence ATGACGCGCGAATTGTTCTGGCTTACCTGTACGGTGATCCTGACCGGGATCCTCTGGATTCCCTACACCATCAACCGCTGCCAGGTTCGGGGGCTGAGCGGCGCCATGGCCAACCCCTCGCGCGGCGACAAGCCGCAAGCCGAATGGGCGAACCGCCTGATGTTCGCCCATGACAACGCGGTCGAGAACCTCGTGCTGTTCGCACCGCTGGTGCTGATCCTGAACGCGATCGACTATTCCACGAAATGGACCGTGCTCGCCTGCGCGGTCTATTTCTGGTCGCGCGTCGCGCATCTGATCGTCTATGCGCTCGGCATCCCGGTGTTCCGCACCCTCTTCTTCACCGTCGGCTTCCTGGCGCAGGCCGTGCTGGCGCTGGCGATCTTCAAGGTCTTCTGA
- a CDS encoding ornithine carbamoyltransferase encodes MHHEANRDFLQFQDLGADTIKSIVDRAQVLAAAWHDRAMPQTLAGKRVGLIVDDGGWRNTTAFDLGIQAMGGTCVRSPVRFNAAEATADLAKYLDDWFDVLVVRTRELSALRELAASADAPVINARTRSNHPCETLGDLAYVRSKRARLDDLKVVGVAPDANILRSWVEASIALPIKVTQAYPADWHVKDLASPNFAATTDLDALFDADVIVTDCWPDRGRDDQLASYRISAAILDRCRSDVIFLPCPPVTRGQEVSADAMSHPACQSPPAKAYLLHAQNALLEWTVA; translated from the coding sequence ATGCATCACGAAGCAAACCGCGACTTTCTCCAGTTCCAGGACCTCGGCGCGGACACGATCAAGTCGATCGTCGACCGCGCACAGGTTTTGGCGGCGGCCTGGCACGACCGCGCGATGCCGCAGACCCTCGCCGGCAAGCGCGTCGGGCTCATCGTCGACGACGGCGGATGGCGTAATACCACCGCCTTCGACCTCGGCATCCAGGCGATGGGCGGCACCTGCGTCCGTTCGCCGGTCAGGTTCAATGCCGCCGAGGCCACTGCGGACCTCGCGAAATATCTCGACGATTGGTTCGATGTCCTGGTCGTGCGCACCCGGGAGCTGTCGGCTCTGCGAGAGCTCGCAGCCAGCGCCGATGCTCCGGTCATCAATGCCAGAACGCGGTCGAACCATCCTTGCGAGACGCTCGGCGATCTCGCCTATGTCAGGAGCAAGAGAGCGCGTCTCGACGATCTCAAGGTCGTCGGCGTGGCGCCCGATGCCAACATCCTGCGGTCCTGGGTTGAAGCCTCGATCGCGCTGCCGATCAAGGTGACCCAGGCCTATCCAGCGGATTGGCACGTCAAGGACCTCGCCAGCCCGAACTTCGCTGCCACAACCGACCTCGACGCCTTGTTCGACGCGGACGTCATCGTCACCGACTGCTGGCCCGACCGTGGGCGCGACGATCAACTGGCGAGCTACCGGATATCGGCCGCGATCCTGGATCGGTGCCGCTCCGACGTGATTTTCCTGCCCTGCCCGCCCGTGACCAGAGGTCAAGAGGTCAGCGCCGATGCGATGTCGCATCCGGCTTGCCAGAGCCCGCCCGCAAAGGCCTATCTCCTGCACGCGCAGAATGCGCTGCTCGAATGGACGGTCGCATAG